The segment TCTGCTTTGCATATTTCTTCCATGGCGCTCTCTCCTGTCCGCCACTTTGCAAATGCTACCACAGAAGAGCTGAGGTGGTCTGTAATGCAGTTCCCCTGACAGAGTACCCCTCAGAGGGATTACCGAAGAACACCACCATTCTGACCATCCAGTTTACAAACATCACCTCGATCTCCGAGCAGCACCTAAACGCCACGCCTCGGCTGCGAGGGCTGCACCTGTACAGTAACCACCTGCAGAGCCTCACCCCTCATCTCCTCAGAGGCGTTCCTCTCCTCAACACGTTGGATCTTACAGGAAACAGACTGAGCGACCTGCCTGAAGGCGTCTTTAACCCCGCCCCTCAAGGACTTGGTGCTGAAGAATAATCGTATTGAGATGGCGGTGCCCGAGTGGCTCCCTGATAACTGCAGCATCACCTGGTTGGACTTATCTGGGAACAGTCTAACGAAGGTCCCGACTGCTCTGCTTCAGAAGCTGCCCCACCTGGAGACACTGGACATCGCCAACAACCGTCTGGAGAAGATTTTTGCAGATTCTCTGGTCCCACTGACCAAACTAGAGAGGCTGAACCTGCAAAACAACAAGCTCGAAACCCTGGATCCATCCGTACTCCATAGCACCCGTAACCTCACCTATCTGTTCCTCTCTCGAAACAAActcaacaaactcccccaaaACGTATTTCAAGAGCTCACTCAGCTCAGACACCTGAGCCTGGATGACAACCAGCTGAGCCACATCCCTGCAGGTTTGCTGGAGCCCTTGATTTCTCTGGAGGACGAGGGGCTGGACCTGACCAACAACCCCTGGCACTGTGACGGGAAGGTGGAGTACCTCTGGAGGTGGCTtcagaagaacaagaagaaggtCTTCCTGCCAGAGACCATCACATGTTCCCGCCCACAGCCTCTGGCAGGGCGCTCACTAATGTTGCTGACATTAAGTGAACTAAATCTGTGGTCTTAACTTTTTCCATCCTCATACTGGTTACAATCTATTAAATGATATACCCAGTTCAGCTGTCTTATTTTACAATCACTGAAACATGTTCTTTTGTCAATATCCCTAAATGTATTATTGAATATGGTGCGAGTAAAGAAAGCTTCTAAGAATTTCTGTCGATCTGTTAATTGCGCACAAAATAGGTTAAGCCAAATATGACGCAACAGCCACAAGACATTtcgcttagcttagcattaatGCTGTGAGGAAAACTTGGCTATATTTGACGAATTCCCTTACAAACACCATGAGACTTCATCAAATCATCACCATTTTGTATGAGGTTAGCAAACCAGATATAATGTGTGAAGGGAATACTTTGCATACAATTTAAACCACTGTTGACTCGCACTGACAAGAAGCGAGAAGTGTGAGACTGTTAAAGCCAGTGGCGAAACTATCGATGGTGCAACGCACCGGGGCCCAGAGCCGGCAAGGGGCCcatgcaacaacaaaaaattcctttttttttttttttttgttttaatattctttttttatatatatatatttttggggccccaatggcattcaccggttcacgcagtcttcaaagtaaccaagcaacctaaattaatttgtaatttctctgtccaatgaccttgctcTCTTTCATGTCATGTCACCGTTTAATCAACCTGAACTGTAGCTGGCAGCAGCAAGTTCGGtagcattataaaaaatgtaatagcttgcatttataatttgcagcaaaccaaagcacaagagcggcactcaaaagagaaaggacaagagagaacgtgctgctgaaaaagatttaaacaaactacaagtagcacaaaataaggcagcacgatgtgcactgcagtgctcctacagaaccagtcactgaaatgctggagacactgaaatggttaactgtcagacagaggtcaacttatattttattacattttgtcagaaatattacagtgactcactcaccagatatattatcacaaaggtttatagcgcaatatgcacaacataactatcaaacacgacatacaatagaaggaaggtttgtattagccaaatctaaatcaaatatgggacagaaaacagtcatgtccagagccatgatcagctggaactctttaccggttcacatcattcaggaaaattctcaagtacatttcaaaaggttgctaacatattatttaagtattacaaagtaaatttgaactgtgcctgtggctatgtatgcatatattattatgtacacttatttgtatttacttttgtttggccttaggatggTGATACATTGGATAaccattttagtttcacttaatttcactgtaaatagcatgaaattatgagctgttttgttttaattttgttgtatgtttatgtatgttttgagtgtgtgaggaccccaggaagaatagccaatgctcatgctagtgctaatggggatcctaataaagacataaagacatAAAGAACAAGGAGATGTAATAACTAAACTGACAAAATTAGGCCGTTTTTATTATACCAACCGGTCTACATGTATGTAGGCCTACCGGCCCATTCCCCAGAGACAAACATCAAGGAAACAGGTTGAATCCTCTTCTTAGTTCGCTGTGCCGTTGTCAGGCTGTGGTGGTCTGAGGCCAGGGCAGGCTGTTGTTGATAGCCTATACATGTGGCGCTTCTGAGTGGTTGTGTATGTCCGTGCGTGTGTGAGCGCATCAGTGTGCGCTTATGTTTGGGGCGATTGGGTGGGGGTCCCAAAACAATATTTGCACCGtggccaatcacaaccttgttacgccactggTTAAAGCAATAGTGTTTTAAATAGGAAGGATATAGCAAGGCATGTTTGTTAGTATGTGACCATACAACTATGCAAATGAATGCTTGTGTGAGGGTTTTGATACATTTTTGCCGTGTGCTGCCCCtaatttactttattttgtCATGGATTTCCTCCCACTTCTGGACATTTCTCCACTGTTGAAACgtgaggaaaaaaagaaaatgttcttccaaaagttcaAGAAAACATAGGGCGAGCAATTGTTATCCAAATGATAATTTTGTGGTTCAAGTATACCTTAAATAAATAAGCTTAAGAGGTGCTGGTATGCTTATTTCTGACGGAGCTGTTTCCCCTTGTTTCCAGTATTTaagataggcaaggcaaggcaagtttattttatagcacctttcaacacaaggcaattcaaagtgctttacaaaaaacgaaagacaataagaaaatggcatttaaaatcagtcattaggATTAAGATAAGCTAATTAGCTAATGTCTGAAGCCTCACGATGAATTGACAGATGAGTTGAATTGATCTTCCCTATAACTCTCAGCAAGTAAGAAAATAGTCTAGTAATGTCGGCCTGTTAGTTGTGTATGCTCTTTAAAAGTGAAATGTAAACACCAACATTGTGTGATTATTAAAAAAGGATTGAAGGGTCAAATCAAATACCTCATTCATTCTGTTATTTTGCCCGCATTTCATTCCTGGCTTGAGATCTCCCCTGTACGTTCTCTCCACCATCTTGAGTCACATTTGTCACCCTGAGGGTTGGGTTCGGGTGACTTGACCTGACGGTAATGAGCTCTTTGCTCAGAGCCAGAATTGCACTGGTGTGAGGAATTTGATCCGTAATGGCAGCTTTTTTCTTCTCAATAAGAAACTATTTATAGGTTAAAGGACTAGCTTAGTTTTATCTGATTGGCTCTTTTGACACATTCTTGTCTGCCTGTTGTGTCGTGCAGACTTTTGTGAGGCACGCCTGCTCTCTTCTCACCGGAGCTGGCTAGGTTTGTGAATGGCACCGTGTGTGGGGCACAAAGCGAGCACTGTGTGGGAAAAGGAGTGGTGTCAGACTCACGCCAACCTGCAGAGCGCTTACGTTACTACAAGTAGAGCTATACATGGAATATTATTTACTCAGAAACACCTGAAACATGTTTAGTCTGTTCAATATGTACTGTAAATTGAAATACCCGTCTCACCAGATTTTAATCTTTAAGTTTGTGTCAAAAACATTGTTATTTTTTCTCGACCCCTCTTAACCCCTTTTggtttgcacctcctcctctccctcttttctccatgactctctctctctttttctctctctttctgtcgtCCAGCTGTGGCTCCAGTTGTGCCTGAGCTGAGCGGCGACATCGACACCAGCAACTTTGACGAAGTAGAGGTTGATAAAAAGGATGTCGAGACCTTTCCTCCACCCAAAGCCTTTGTGGGCAACCAGCTGCCATTCATCGGCTTTACTTACTTCAAAGAGGACCAGTAAGTGTTCAATTCTGACAAAGTATTTCAGGTTGtcgctgttgttgtgcctggaAATTGTGTCTGGATTGTTGATATTTTTGATACACTTTGGTAATTTAACTAAATCAAAATGTAGCTCTTTTTGTGTGGGAACTTTATGTACTAGTCTCAGAAAGCAGGTTTAAGGACAGCGCTGTGCCTGTAATGCAAGAGGGAGAAAAGACAGCTTCACACCCTTACCTTTTAATACAGCCTTACAGCAGTCAGACACTGTATGCCTGTTCCTGCTCCACACTGCTGCCTTGTTCTGACAGCCCCTTTTTAAATACCTTTGCTTATGATGGAGTTTTTTAACCACTGCTCTCTTTTGGTTGCAGAAGTAGTCAAAAAAACGTAGCAGATTTATGAtcctattgtgcttttttttgTAAGACTTTATTCATACAGCATTCAACTGATTGTGTGCAAGCAATTTATTCTTTTACATGAATCTGACAAAATGGAGACGAGGGCAAACGATGACATTGAAGTCAGTAAATGACCATCAATCAAATGTATACGGCCGCTGGTAAAGATTACGAATACATTCTTGATAATACATGAATGATGAGCAAGCAATACAAAAAAGGCTTACGGTCAGCATTTCTTGGATGTAAGAAACATTTCTGTTGGCTGTATGTATGCGTCCATTTCCATTTTTAGAATTATGAACACAGGCTAAATCTGTTGAAGCACAAATTGTCTTTAAAGATTGTGCCAAATAAATGGCTTTACTTTGTCATTATGAAGCCATGTGGCAGAGTCATGTAATGGTTCCCAGGGAGAGAGATAGTTGCCCACCATGACTAGTCCACCACCATGTTGGTAAACAGTTGGCAGACACTGTGGGTTTCTCCAAAGGTAAACTAATCCAGATGAGGAAGTTCTAATATCCTCAGTCCTTCCTGCTTGTTCTTCACAGCACCACAGTGTTTTGCTTAAGGCATGAatataataatgcaatacatttGGCGAGAATATTGAGTTTCCAATGAGAGCCCAGTTGGCATAATGGTTCTGGTTTGGATCACATGCGTCACTTGGTTGTAGAAATGTGGACATGTGGGTAGTCTTGGATGCTGGTGGGGCTGGAAAGGCTCCACAAGTGATCTCAGCTGAAGACATTAACAGTTCTCCACTTCCTTCTTTATCTGTCAGGCTGCTGAAGGTAAATAATAACTGCTCTGTGGAG is part of the Pseudochaenichthys georgianus chromosome 24, fPseGeo1.2, whole genome shotgun sequence genome and harbors:
- the LOC117439792 gene encoding LOW QUALITY PROTEIN: leucine-rich alpha-2-glycoprotein-like (The sequence of the model RefSeq protein was modified relative to this genomic sequence to represent the inferred CDS: inserted 2 bases in 1 codon) → MKSWCALAFLCFAYFFHGALSCPPLCKCYHRRAEVVCNAVPLTEYPSEGLPKNTTILTIQFTNITSISEQHLNATPRLRGLHLYSNHLQSLTPHLLRGVPLLNTLDLTGNRLSDLPEGVFNXPPLKDLVLKNNRIEMAVPEWLPDNCSITWLDLSGNSLTKVPTALLQKLPHLETLDIANNRLEKIFADSLVPLTKLERLNLQNNKLETLDPSVLHSTRNLTYLFLSRNKLNKLPQNVFQELTQLRHLSLDDNQLSHIPAGLLEPLISLEDEGLDLTNNPWHCDGKVEYLWRWLQKNKKKVFLPETITCSRPQPLAGRSLMLLTLSELNLWS